A genomic stretch from Carassius auratus strain Wakin chromosome 35, ASM336829v1, whole genome shotgun sequence includes:
- the LOC113054872 gene encoding caspase-3-like codes for MNNRALIVSMENFYSDADLNKRNGVKRDTRRLHKILTKLGFSVHIRTDIDTNEIYETFKAESKKTVKECFVGVISSHGEEGVVFGADGRPVKLATIYSYFGSPSMADKSKLFLIQACRGHVLDAGAEVETDSSFSEEEDGMSELFSIPSDTAVMYATSPGYGAFMHPLGSVLIQTLCDLLEEEGGPDLEITRLLTRLNYQVAYNFESRGKLLGGKKQMPCFVSRFTREVFPFMNIQQQMT; via the exons ATGAACAACAGAGCGTTGATCGTGTCCATGGAGAACTTCTACTCCGATGCGGATCTGAACAAGAGGAACGGGGTGAAGAGAGACACTAGAAGACTTCACAAAATCCTCACCAAGCTCGGCTTCTCGGTGCACATCAGAACGGACATCGACACAAATGAGATCtatgaaacatttaaagcag AGAGTAAGAAGACGGTCAAAGAGTGTTTTGTGGGCGTCATATCCAGTCACGGTGAGGAGGGTGTTGTGTTTGGCGCTGACGGACGACCAGTGAAACTGGCCACGATCTACAGTTACTTCGGAAGCCCGTCAATGGCAGACAAGAGCAAACTCTTCCTCATCCAG GCTTGTCGAGGGCACGTGTTGGATGCAGGAGCGGAGGTGGAGACAGATTCTTCATTCTCAGAGGAAGAGGACGGCATGTCTGAGCTCTTCTCTATTCCTAGTGACACAGCAGTCATGTACGCCACATCTCCAG GTTACGGTGCATTCATGCATCCTCTGGGCTCGGTGTTGATTCAGACCCTCTGTGATTTGCTAGAAGAGGAAGGAGGTCCAGATCTGGAGATCACTAGACTTCTGACTCGACTGAACTACCAGGTGGCCTACAACTTCGAATCCAGGGGGAAACTGTTGGGCGGCAAAAAGCAGATGCCGTGTTTTGTGAGCCGCTTTACCAGAGAGGTTTTCCCATTCATGAACATCCAGCAGCAGATGACCTGA